The sequence below is a genomic window from Streptomyces sp. NBC_00582.
CGAACTGCTGGACCGCACCACCGCCCGGACCTCCACCGGGTGATCCGCTCAAGGGCCCCTAAGCCACGATCCACCGACGTGGCTCGAGGGTGATCTTCTGAGGGGCTTGTGGGCCGGGTGTGGAGCGGTGGCGTGGCTGGGCAGGGAGTGTCCGCTGGTCTGCCCAGCTCTTCCGCGATTGCGGCTCCGGTTGGGCCCTGGCGGGCGGGGTGGTCGGGGGCGTCAGGCTGCTTCGGGCGGGCGGTGGATGGTGTCGAGCAGGTGCGTCCGGGCGTGCTGCCAGGGCCAGTTGTCCGGGAGGTGCAGGGTGATGCGGCGGGCGGAGCGGGCGATCCGGGCGGGGACACGGACGAGGTGGGCGCGCAGGGTGGTGGTGGTGGTGGTGGTGGTGGCCTTGGCGTGGAAGGCCGAGTTCAGGGTGCCGGTGGCCCGCAGCAGGTTGTAGGCCATCGCCCACAGGATCAGCCAGGCCGCGTTGGCGTGGATGTGTCCGGAGGGCAGGTGGGCCAGGGCGGAGGCTTTGCTGTCGGCGATGACCTGCTCGACGACGGCGTGGTGGTGGTGTTCCCGCTCGGCCTGGAGGGCGGGGGCGGGGTTGTCGGTGAAGAACGGGTGGTAGCGCCAGACCGGGCACAGTTCGCCCTGCTCGCCGACGACGGCGGGTTCGGCCAGGTCACGGACGCGGCGCACGATGAGGCGGGCGGTGACCCGCTCGCTCTTCTTGCGGCCGGTGAACGCGGTGCAGGCGGGGACCTCGGCGACCTGGGCGCCTCAGATGAGTTCGCCGGTGTCGGGGTCGGGCACGGCGGTGGGGTAGGTGATCTGCTGCCATCCGGTGTCGTCGATGGCCAGGACGGCCCGTTTGGTGGAGGGGTTCATGCCGCAGGTGATCGAGAGGTGGGCCCCGGCCCGGCGGCAGGCGGCGATCACCCCGGCGTTGTAGAACTGCGAGTCCGCGCGCAGGATGTGCAGGCCGGTGCGGCCGGCCTCGACGGCGGTGGCCACCGCCTCGCTGACCAGCTTCGATGCGCCGACGTGACGTGACGTGACGTGACTCGACGAGCCCGGCGCGGCCGTCCTCGGGTTCGTTGTACGACGCGTCACGGACGCTCCGATGTCGAGCACGACCTTGCCCGGCGGCGCGGCGGCGGGAAGCTCCCGGTAGGGGGCCGACTGGATGCTTACCCCCACCCAGTCACCGGCGCGGGCCGCCTCCTCGGGTGCCGCGGCGCAGGCTCGCTCGCCGAGCTCGGCCACCGTCTTTGCCTGGGCTGGGCACCGCGCGATTGCGACACTACGACGTCGACCGCGATCGCGAGCCGGGCGAGGTTCGCGATGACGCCGGCCTGCTGCGCCCCGACCTCACCGCCGAGGATCTGGTCCTCTTCGGCGGCTCCCTGAACCAGGCCGCCCTGACGACCGGCGACAGCCACCCGGGCCAGGGGCGCCGCCTCCTTCGCCCGCAGAGCGAGCACTCCCTCAACCCACGTGGTAGGCATGCGCGAGGTATCGGCTTCCAGTGTGGAGTGCACTCGTTCGTTACTCAATGTGAGGTTCGCCCCATCCGGTGGTATGGCGACGTTACGGTGTGCTGAGATGGATTGTGTCCATGT
It includes:
- a CDS encoding transposase, whose amino-acid sequence is MRRVRDLAEPAVVGEQGELCPVWRYHPFFTDNPAPALQAEREHHHHAVVEQVIADSKASALAHLPSGHIHANAAWLILWAMAYNLLRATGTLNSAFHAKATTTTTTTTLRAHLVRVPARIARSARRITLHLPDNWPWQHARTHLLDTIHRPPEAA